AGCACGATTCGTTTGCTTGGCAGGAACATCTACAATGACCTTAGCGTACATCCGAATTCCCCGCTATGGTTGGCATACGATCCGCTGCCAATTCAAGCAGCTTTCGCGCCACATCTTTCTTGCTCTGTATAGGCAGGGCTTCGACCAGCCCGTTACGATCATAGATGCTCACCACATTCGTGTCGCCACTAAAACCTGCCCCCGCTTGGGACACGTTATTGCCAACAATCAGATCGCAATTTTTACGATTCAGCTTGTCCAAGGCATGCTCGTCCAGACGCTCTGTTTCGGCAGCAAACCCGATGACAAACTGATGCTTTTTAAGAGCACCGATTTCTTGCAGAATATCGGGGTTTTTAATTAACTCCAAGGTGAGGGAATCAGCTTTCTTTTTTATCTTTTGCTCAGCTACAACAGCAGGACGGTAATCAGCGACAGCCGCCGCTTTAATAACCAGATCACTGGCATCCAATCGCGACAAAACAGCCTCCCGCATGTCCAGTGCGGATTGAACGCGAACCAGTTCTACCCCGTTAGGAGCAGGCAGCGCCGATGGTCCTGACACCAAAGTAACGGCAGCCCCCATGCGAACGGCTTCCTCAGCGATGGCATAGCCCATTTTACCCGATGAATCGTTCGTGATATAACGGACTGGATCAATCCGTTCCAAGGTGCCTCCGGCTGTCACAAGGACACGTTGAGCTTTCAATCGACCAGGCTCTCCCTGAAAATGACGCTCCACGGCTGCCATAATTTCTTCAGGCTCCGCAAGCCGTCCTTTCCCCACATATCCGCAGGCAAGCTGCCCTTCGCCAGGTTCAATAAATCGCACGCCGCGGCTTAGCAGCGTCTGCATATTCTGCTGCACAGCCGGATTCGCATACATATGCACATTCATGGCCGGTGCGACCCAAATAGGCGCAGTCGTTGCAAGAAGCGTGGTGCTCAGCATATCATCGCCTAGACCCAACGCCAGTTTACCGATCGTATTGGCCGTAGCAGGCGCAATCAGCACCAAATCAGCACTATCCGCCAAGTTAATGTGCGAAACGACGGATGGATCCTTTTCATCGAAGGTATCCACAAAGACATGATGACGCGACAACGTTTGGAACGTTAACGGCGCTACGAATTGAACAGCGGATGCGGTCATAATCACACGAACCGTGGCTCCGGCCTGCGTCAATTTACTTGTTAAAGCAGCGGCCTTATAAGCGGCAATGCCTCCGCACACGCCGAGCACAATCGTTTTACCCTGCAGTACACTCATGGATATCCCCTTCCTTAGCGTCATATGAGAAAAAAATAACAACCACGAGGGTTGTTGGGTGAAGCAACTATTTCTTCTGATACTTCTCTGTCTCTGTTGTCTCGATTTTCTCATAGCCAATGTAGTGTCCATAAAGTTCTTCCAACGCAACACCAACATGCTTGTGAGCCTTTTGATTTTTCAAATCTGATTTTGCTCCGTCGCGCAGCGATCTTGCTCTTTTGGAAGCAGCAACCACTAGCGAATACTTGCTATCCACGATATCAAGCAGTTTATCAATTGAAGGATATAACATTCAATTCACCTCATCCATCCATTGTACGATTTTTGGATACATCCGTTCTTTTCTGCAATGTTCTGCCGCCAGAATCGCTTGTATTTTGGCACAAGCTGTTTCTACATGATCATTCACAATGGCATAATCATAGTGTTCCATTAAACGGATCTCGTCAATCGCGACCGACATGCGGCTGCGAATCACTTCATCGGTTTCGGTCCCACGTGTCACGATGCGGTTCTCAAGCTCATCGAGAGAAGGCGGCAATAAGAAGATGAAAACACCTTCATCAAACTTTTGTTTGACTTGCAATGCCCCCTGCACTTCAATCTCCAGAATCACATCTTGGCCAGAGCGAAGTGTATCTTCGACAAACCGTCTAGGCGTGCCGTAGAAATTATCTACATATTCCGCCCATTCCAACACTTCATCCGTATCGATGAGCTGTTGGAACTGCTCTTTCGTTTTGAAGAAATAATTGACACCGTCCACTTCTCCTTGCCTAGGCGAACGGGTCGTTGCTGATACCGAGTAAACAATGTCAGGAGAAATCTTGCGCAAAGCTGCACATACCGTACCTTTACCAACGCCGGAAGGTCCAGACAGTACAATCAGAATGCCTCTCTCACGCTCAAGGGTGTTCGTATTACTCGTCATGATCATCGTCCTTGTTAGAAAGTCTATGTGCTACCGTCTCTGGTTGTACGGCCGACAGAATGACATGATCACTGTCTGTAATAATGACGGCACGGGTTCTTCTACCATATGTAGCGTCAATCAGCATGTGACGATCACGCGCTTCTTGAATGATCCGCTTAATCGGAGCCGATTCCGGACTCACGATCGAGATAATACGGTTCGCCGATACAATGTTGCCGAAACCGATATTAATTAATTTGATAGCCATTAGAGCTTCCTCCTCGTGAAGCAACACTCACGCTTCACTCGATATTCTGTATTTGTTCCCGCATTTTCTCAAGCTCTGCTTTCATCGTAATGACCCTGGCCGTGGGCTCGGAGTGATTCGATTTGGAGCCAATTGTATTGACTTCCCGGTTCATCTCCTGAATCAAGAAATCCAATTTGCGTCCAACAGGCTCTTGTTCTGTGAGCAATTGATCACATTGCCCAAAATGGCTTTTAAGCCTCGTCAATTCTTCATCCACATTCGAACGATCTGCGAATATCGCGATTTCCATCGCTAAGCGCTGCTCATCTACAGGGGTTTGATCCTGCAGCAGAGACTGGAGTCTGCTAGTCATCTTAGCGGCATAATCCTCAACCACTTGAGGCGCCAAGACTTCCAATTCCCCATGAATCCGCTTGAGCTCTGCTAAACGTTCACGAATATCCTGCTCCAGAAATGCTCCCTCACGAAGCCGCATATCGGATAACCTGGAAACGGCCTCCTGCAAGCAGGCGCACAATTCCTGTTCAATCTCCTTATCAGGTTCCTTCCGCGACTCCTTCATCAGAATGAGATCCGGCAGCCTCAATAACTCTTTGAGTCCGACCTGCTCGACATACCCATAGCGTTCCTTCAACTGAGCCGCAGCTTGCAAATAGGCATCTGCCAATGCAAAGTCAACCGTTACGCTTTTCTGGGACGCCGCCTCACGTTCCGCCGTAACGAAGACGTCGACACGCCCTCTCTTCACAGCTTGCAGCACCGTTTTCTTCAAAGCGTCTTCGAAGACAGCCCATTCTTTGGGTAATCGAATCGACACTTCACTATACCTATGATTGACCGATTTCACATCGATAAACACGTTGTATCCCGCAAAAGAACGATTCGCTTGTCCGAATCCGGTCATACTGCAAATCATTCTAATCACATCCATTACCCTATTTTAATTCATTTTGAAAGTGGGTACAAGTGGGAATCATGACGATTCGACTTTTCCCATACGTATTTCGTCAGATCTACGCACATCTCATAGGCCAGAAAAGGTGTCATCAAGTAGATCCCGTTGAAGTAAGGCATAGCCGCATCCAGCAGCTCTTTGGCAATCTCAACACCAATTGCCCGCCCTTCAGGACCCTTCAGACCATCCATGCGCGCTCTGACTTCGTCCGATAACCGGATACCCGGAACTTCATTATGCAAATATTCAGCGTTCCCTCCGCTGGCAAGCGGTGCAATCCCAATAAAAATGGGAACATTCAAGTGCTGGGTCGCTTCATAAATTTGTTCAATCAGCTTAGCATCGTAAACCGGCTGTGTCATGATGTAGTCGGCACCCGCTTCGATTTTGCGTTCCAAACGCTGAACCGCTTTATCCAGATGCTTCACATTCGGGTTAAACGCAGCGCCAACAACGAAATTAGCTTTCTGTTTGAGCGGCTTCCCGGAGAAAGCGATGCCTTCATTCAACTGCTTGATCATCCGAATGATCTCGAATGAGGTCAGATCGTACACCGAGCTGGAGCCGGGGAGATCGCCGAATTTGGCGGGATCGCCGGTCACGGCCAGCACGTGGTCAATGCCAAGCGCGTGAAGACCCATCAGATGGGACTGCGTCCCAATCATGTTGCGGTCGCGGCACGCGATGTGGATGAGCGGACGCGCACCCAGTTTATCCTGCACGAGGTAGCCGAGGGCCAGGTTGCTCATGCGCGTCACGGCCAGTGAATTGTCGGCCATCGTGATGGCGTCGACATGGGCATCCTGCAGGGCCTTCGAGCCCTGCATAAATTTCTCGATGTCGAGATCCCGCGGGGGATCCAGCTCGACAATGACAGTTTTGCGCTGCTTGACGATTTCCAGCAGCGATGGTTTGCTGGCCGGCGGCGCAGGCATCGCCGGCGCAGGCTCGATCACGCGCACGCCCTGCGCGGGGACGGTCGTGCCGGGCGCTGCCGGCACGTAGCCTTGCAGCGCCTTCGCGACAGCGGCGATGTGCTCCGGCGTGGTGCCGCAGCACCCGCCGATGATGCGCGCGCCAAGGTCGGCGAAGCGCAGTGCGCTTTCGGCGAAGTACTGCGGCGTCGCCGCATACGTATACTGCCCGTCGACATAGTCGGGCAGCCCCGCGTTCGGGAACGCGGAGAACGGCACGCCCGCGATCGGAGCCAGCTTCTCCAGAGAGCGGAGAATCCCGTTCGGGCCCACGCGGCAGTTAAAGCCGATGACATCGGCGCCATCGTCCTGCAGCCGCAGGAACGCTTCATGCAGCGGCACGCCATCCTGTGTGCTGCCTGTACCTTCATTCGCGAATTGGCAAATAACAGGCAAACTGCTCATGCTGCGGATAATGCGCAGCGCAAGCTGAAGCTCCTCTAGGTCATAGAAAGTTTCCAGCAGCAAACCATCGACTGGCGAATCCAGCAGAACGCTAATTTGCTCACGAAGCGAATCTTCGACATCAACGGTGCGGACATTTTTGCGTTTCCCTGCACGTATAGAACCGATTGCCCCTACGACATAAGCGTCATTCCCGACAGCTTTTCTGGCTAATTCGACACCAGCACGATTGATAGCTTCTACATCGCCTTCAAGTCCGTATTTGGATAATTTCTCGCGGTTCGCCGAAAACGTATTCGTTTCAATAAGACGAGCACCTGCCTCGAAATAACGGCGGTGCACGTCAGCAACCGTTTCCGGTCTGAGCAAATTCAATTCTTCATAAGAAATGCCGACCGGAAACCCCATCTGATATAAATAAGTCCCCATAGCGCCGTCACCAGTCAATATTTCCTGCTGCAGCGCCGTGCGAAGATCCAATTTCATGATAATCTCCCCATTTACTAAAAAATGTAGTTATACTGTATCACAAAATAAGGGAGATATTAAGAAAAACGTTTATCAATAATTCTGATACGTAAGAACCCTTATGATGCTTGTCAACTTATTTCACAATCGTACCCGTGTAGACTTCTTCAGCCGGTCCTGTCATATAGACGTGATTGTCAGCCTCATTCCATTCAATAAACAGATCCCCGCCTTTTAACGATACGGTCGCCTCGCGGTCCGTCAAGCCATTCAACACAGAGGAAACAAGGGTTGCGCAAGCACCTGTTCCACAAGCCAGCGTCGGCCCAGCGCCTCTTTCCCAGACACGCATATCCGTGTAGGCACGATCTCTGACTGTCACAAACTCAACATTGACTTTGCGCGGGAACATCGGGTGAACTTCCAGCTTAGGCCCCCAGGCGGCCAAATCGAAATTCACTGCATCTTCGACATAAATGACACAGTGCGGATTGCCCATAGAAACCGCTGTAAAATGGAACTCTCGACCATCCACTTCAATCGGATGATGAACAACCTGAGCTTCATCAACGGTTGTCGGAACCTGCAGACCGTTCAAAATAGGCTGCCCCATATCGACGCGAACCGTTGACACTTTCCCGTCTTTCAAATTAAGCTGCACCTGCTGCACACCTGCACCAAGGGTCTCCACGGTAATCTCCGTACGGTCGATCAGCCCGTGATCATATACATATTTAGACACGCACCGAATCGCGTTGCCGCATTGTTCGGCTTCTGTGCCGTCCGAGTTAATAATGCGCATTTTGAAATCAGCTTGTTCAGAAGGAAGTATATACACTAAACCGTCAGCGCCAATGCCGAAAAAACGATTGCAAAGGCGGATCGCAAGCTGATCCACATCTGTCGGCAATTCGTGATGACCGGCGATTACGATAAAATCATTGCCTAGTCCATGCAATTTAGAGAAATTCATTGTTTTCAGCACTCCAAGCGTGTGTTTTAGCCATTATCATAGCGTAAAAACAAGCAAATGCATAGCCCTTTCCCCTGTTTGTCGCGGTAACCTTCCTCCTCCTGGGCCTTACGAACTCCATACCCTTTATTCGATCCAAATTGCTCCCTCTGAAAATCTAACGAATTCCTGATGCGCTATTGCAAGCAAATGATCAACATTTCGCCGATAAAATGCTCGATAACGCCAACTCAGTTCATTAAATCGCCGAAGCAGCCATTTTCCCACCTATAAGCATCACACAGTTCATTAGGATCCCTTTGAGACTGAAAACCGCCGTAACAAAGAAGCCTGCACTGACAAAAAAGCCGCCAATCGGCGGCTTTCAAACGATTATCGAAAACTCGGTTTCGAAGTTTTATAAGGAACAGCCCGTGAGCCTTTGTTGCGTTTGGGCGACAGCACGCTGCCCAGCCCCATCAAGAAAGTTGGAATGCCGGCCGCAATCAGTACGAGAATCCAATCTTTCCAGCCGAGTGGAACGGTTTTGAAGATCGGTTGCAGAGCCTCCACATACATCACGGCCAGCATCAGCACGAGCGATGATAAGACGGCCAGAACCAGATAACGATTTTGCAAGGGATTACGGTGAAAAATGGAGCGGGAGCTGCGGCAGTCGAACACGTGAATCAGCTGCGCCATAACGAGTGTGGCAAAAGCGACGCTTTGCGCCTTCAACAACGTTTCGGCATCCGTCGGATTTACGCGCAGTACGAGCCAGAAAGCGCCTAGCGTACAAACGCCGATGAGCAGACCCCGGGAAATAATTTTCCAGCCCAAGCGTCTGGCGAAAATGTTTTCCTTCGCGGAGCGCGGCTTATGCTGCATCAAATCTTTCTCCGCCTGATCAACGCCAAGGGCCATAGCCGGAAGTCCATCGGTCACCAAATTCA
Above is a genomic segment from Paenibacillus sp. HWE-109 containing:
- the coaBC gene encoding bifunctional phosphopantothenoylcysteine decarboxylase/phosphopantothenate--cysteine ligase CoaBC encodes the protein MSVLQGKTIVLGVCGGIAAYKAAALTSKLTQAGATVRVIMTASAVQFVAPLTFQTLSRHHVFVDTFDEKDPSVVSHINLADSADLVLIAPATANTIGKLALGLGDDMLSTTLLATTAPIWVAPAMNVHMYANPAVQQNMQTLLSRGVRFIEPGEGQLACGYVGKGRLAEPEEIMAAVERHFQGEPGRLKAQRVLVTAGGTLERIDPVRYITNDSSGKMGYAIAEEAVRMGAAVTLVSGPSALPAPNGVELVRVQSALDMREAVLSRLDASDLVIKAAAVADYRPAVVAEQKIKKKADSLTLELIKNPDILQEIGALKKHQFVIGFAAETERLDEHALDKLNRKNCDLIVGNNVSQAGAGFSGDTNVVSIYDRNGLVEALPIQSKKDVARKLLELAADRMPTIAGNSDVR
- the rpoZ gene encoding DNA-directed RNA polymerase subunit omega — protein: MLYPSIDKLLDIVDSKYSLVVAASKRARSLRDGAKSDLKNQKAHKHVGVALEELYGHYIGYEKIETTETEKYQKK
- the gmk gene encoding guanylate kinase: MTSNTNTLERERGILIVLSGPSGVGKGTVCAALRKISPDIVYSVSATTRSPRQGEVDGVNYFFKTKEQFQQLIDTDEVLEWAEYVDNFYGTPRRFVEDTLRSGQDVILEIEVQGALQVKQKFDEGVFIFLLPPSLDELENRIVTRGTETDEVIRSRMSVAIDEIRLMEHYDYAIVNDHVETACAKIQAILAAEHCRKERMYPKIVQWMDEVN
- the remA gene encoding extracellular matrix/biofilm regulator RemA, whose amino-acid sequence is MAIKLINIGFGNIVSANRIISIVSPESAPIKRIIQEARDRHMLIDATYGRRTRAVIITDSDHVILSAVQPETVAHRLSNKDDDHDE
- a CDS encoding YicC/YloC family endoribonuclease, whose protein sequence is MICSMTGFGQANRSFAGYNVFIDVKSVNHRYSEVSIRLPKEWAVFEDALKKTVLQAVKRGRVDVFVTAEREAASQKSVTVDFALADAYLQAAAQLKERYGYVEQVGLKELLRLPDLILMKESRKEPDKEIEQELCACLQEAVSRLSDMRLREGAFLEQDIRERLAELKRIHGELEVLAPQVVEDYAAKMTSRLQSLLQDQTPVDEQRLAMEIAIFADRSNVDEELTRLKSHFGQCDQLLTEQEPVGRKLDFLIQEMNREVNTIGSKSNHSEPTARVITMKAELEKMREQIQNIE
- a CDS encoding bifunctional homocysteine S-methyltransferase/methylenetetrahydrofolate reductase, which encodes MKLDLRTALQQEILTGDGAMGTYLYQMGFPVGISYEELNLLRPETVADVHRRYFEAGARLIETNTFSANREKLSKYGLEGDVEAINRAGVELARKAVGNDAYVVGAIGSIRAGKRKNVRTVDVEDSLREQISVLLDSPVDGLLLETFYDLEELQLALRIIRSMSSLPVICQFANEGTGSTQDGVPLHEAFLRLQDDGADVIGFNCRVGPNGILRSLEKLAPIAGVPFSAFPNAGLPDYVDGQYTYAATPQYFAESALRFADLGARIIGGCCGTTPEHIAAVAKALQGYVPAAPGTTVPAQGVRVIEPAPAMPAPPASKPSLLEIVKQRKTVIVELDPPRDLDIEKFMQGSKALQDAHVDAITMADNSLAVTRMSNLALGYLVQDKLGARPLIHIACRDRNMIGTQSHLMGLHALGIDHVLAVTGDPAKFGDLPGSSSVYDLTSFEIIRMIKQLNEGIAFSGKPLKQKANFVVGAAFNPNVKHLDKAVQRLERKIEAGADYIMTQPVYDAKLIEQIYEATQHLNVPIFIGIAPLASGGNAEYLHNEVPGIRLSDEVRARMDGLKGPEGRAIGVEIAKELLDAAMPYFNGIYLMTPFLAYEMCVDLTKYVWEKSNRHDSHLYPLSK
- the dapF gene encoding diaminopimelate epimerase, yielding MNFSKLHGLGNDFIVIAGHHELPTDVDQLAIRLCNRFFGIGADGLVYILPSEQADFKMRIINSDGTEAEQCGNAIRCVSKYVYDHGLIDRTEITVETLGAGVQQVQLNLKDGKVSTVRVDMGQPILNGLQVPTTVDEAQVVHHPIEVDGREFHFTAVSMGNPHCVIYVEDAVNFDLAAWGPKLEVHPMFPRKVNVEFVTVRDRAYTDMRVWERGAGPTLACGTGACATLVSSVLNGLTDREATVSLKGGDLFIEWNEADNHVYMTGPAEEVYTGTIVK